A genomic window from Cotesia glomerata isolate CgM1 linkage group LG7, MPM_Cglom_v2.3, whole genome shotgun sequence includes:
- the LOC123269025 gene encoding uncharacterized protein LOC123269025: protein MYYQMCDNCQKPLINENNLKIFRIRLGLGGGILVSGGGLLGAYALPLIGFGSASVTKRSITTWLQGPSIEAGSTFALCQTLGATGLYSILFKSTGSVLGGGALGMLYKNRFNNGWCSCDQPPLMPNAPNKC from the exons ATGTATTATCAGATGTGTGACAATTGTCAAAAACCgttaataaacgaaaacaatcTCAAAATTTTCCGCATTAGATTAGGACTTGGTGGAGGTATACTTGTTAGTGGAGGCGGTTTGTTAGGAGCTTACGCACTACCACTTATCGGATTTGGATCAGCGAGTGTCACCAAAAGATCTATCACCACGTGGTTGCAAGGCCCATCTATAGAg GCTGGATCAACTTTTGCGTTATGTCAAACACTGGGTGCAACTGGATTATATTCTATACTATTTAAATCAACTGGAAGTGTACTTGGAGGTGGAGCTCTtggaatgctctacaaaaaccGTTTCAATAATGGTTGGTGCTCCTGCGATCAACCGCCTTTAATGCCAAATGCGCCAAATAAGTGCTGA